One genomic segment of Stigmatopora argus isolate UIUO_Sarg chromosome 1, RoL_Sarg_1.0, whole genome shotgun sequence includes these proteins:
- the LOC144086902 gene encoding carboxy-terminal domain RNA polymerase II polypeptide A small phosphatase 2-like: MESSIITQVRKEDVQVGLKTGAPISSPRPKRWSLKQPRQSRDLLGALFCCLRPQDGAKPAPSPPPENDALVKLPQQNLLPEVTPEDRGKICAVIDLDETLVHSSFKPISNADFIVPVEIEGSTHQVYVLKRPYVDQFLQRMGQLFECVLFTASLAKYAEPVTDLLDRHGAFRARLFRESCVFHRGCYVKDLSLLGRDLRKTLILDNSPASYVFHPDNAVPVVSWFDDADDAELLRLLPVLEELSRAEDVYDRLEHVGGA, from the exons ATGGAAAGTTCTATCATCACCCAAGTGCGTAAAGAAGACGTCCAAGTGGGCCTTAAAACAG GGGCGCCGATCTCGAGCCCGAGACCAAAGCGCTGGTCCCTGAAGCAGCCGCGGCAGAGCCGCGACCTCTTGGGGGCGCTCTTCTGCTGCCTCCGACCTCAAGATGGCGCCAAGCCTGCGCCGTCACCGCCGCCGGAAAACGACGCTCTTGTCAAG CTTCCCCAGCAAAACCTTCTGCCCGAGGTGACGCCCGAAGACCGCGGCAAGATCTGCGCCGTCATCGACCTGGACGAGACGTTGGTGCACAGCTCCTTCAAG cCAATCAGCAACGCCGATTTCATCGTGCCGGTGGAAATCGAGGGCAGCACGCATCAG GTCTACGTCCTAAAGCGGCCTTACGTGGACCAGTTCCTCCAACGGATGGGCCAGCTCTTTGAGTGCGTCCTCTTCACCGCCAGTTTGGCTAAA TACGCCGAACCGGTGACCGACCTCCTGGACCGCCACGGGGCCTTCCGCGCCAGGCTCTTCCGCGAGTCCTGCGTCTTCCACCGGGGGTGCTATGTCAAGGACCTGAGCCTGCTGGGGCGGGACCTCCGCAAGACCCTCATTTTGGATAACTCGCCCGCCTCCTACGTTTTTCACCCCGATAACGCG GTCCCGGTGGTGTCGTGGTTCGACGACGCGGACGACGCCGAGTTGCTCCGCCTTTTGCCCGTCCTGGAAGAACTGAGCCGGGCGGAGGACGTTTATGATAGGCTGGAACACGTGGGCGGAGCCTGA